The genomic window CATAGCCTAAATAAGTAAGTGGGCATTCACATTACATAACTGTTGTAGTTTACTTATTAAGTGTACAATGAACTTTTTACCATCAATAAAATTTGATAAATGTTTCATTAAGAGCACATAAACGATTTAAATCTTCTGGTAAAAAATTTGAGTTTTGTACTTCTTCGGTCACAAATTGCCCCAGTGTAGGGACTTTTTTAATTTGTATACACAGTTTTTTATGTTTCCAATTAATAGATATATTCTTGTCTTTCTTATTCCTCTCTATTTACCATTTTTAAACCTAACGTCATTATAAGATGGTTCGAATAATCTAATAATACCACGTCCTATAACATTAGTCATACATTAAAAACACTATAATATCATAGAACTTGTTCTATAAATAACAAGATATATTCGTACAGGTTGTATATCAGTAGGTTATATAATCTGGATACCTTTGTGTTATACTTTATTATTGCGGGATTCCCTACCGGAATAATATTTTTTATGACGCTTCTAAGGACACAAATTTTTGTTAGCTCAGTATTGGTTATGGCTCTTCTTCGGTTTTAGAAGGAGAGATCTAGCCATACAGTCAAAGAAAATTTGAGAGTAATATAAGGTGTTAAAATACAAATAGTTAAATCGTTATTTAAAAAACATATCTGAAAAAAAATAATTAAAAAAACAATAAAATTATGAGAAAAAATGTTTCGATATTGATGTTCATAGCATCAGGTATCTTTTTATTAATTCACGCTCAAGTAGGTATCAGCAACTCAAACCCACAGGGTACATTCCATGTTGATGGGGCTAAAGATAATCCGGCTGTGGGAGTTCCTACTATTGCTGAGCAAGCAAATGATGTTGTTGTAACATCAACGGGAAGGGTAGGTGTAGGAACGACCTTACCTACTGAAATGCTGGATATTGTAGGTCGGGGGAGAATAAGAACCATGGATATGGTCGCGGGCACAAACGCTGTAACTCCTGTTTATACCGATTCCAACGGAGTTTTGGTGAAGGCCTCTCCTTCAGCGGCATATGGAGCCGTTCTTTCATCATTTGCCGGCAATGTCGCAAGTGGAGCCACTGCCACCTTGATTACCGGAATACCGGATGGAAGCTTTTATAAAGCAGTGGTCATCGTTGGGGATGGCTGTGGTAATGCAACGGTTGCGGAATATTATGTCATTAACAGTTCTGCCAGCAGCTTATTCTCGATCAACGGTTTGGGAGGAAATCAGGGAAGTGGAAATACGGACAAATCACCCAAGTTTACTCAGATCAGCAGATATACGATCACAACTGCATGGACGGATGTTGTAGGATGCGCCGACGGAGGAAATCCGACTGCCTTAAATTATACCTTGACAATGCCCGCTGTAGGTACTATAAACGTTATCAATAACGGAAATGTAACGAGAGGGTATCAAATAGTCCTTACACGGTTTTAGCATACTTTTCTTCCTGTTTTTATACCAGTCTGCTGTCAAAAGGCAGGCTGTGTTTTCACCAAAAATTATAATGAAATAATATCTTATATTAATTTTAAAATAAGAAAGAACCCGTTATTCTATAAAGGGTAGAATTAATTTCATAGTGCTTTGTAATAATGATTAATTTTGTTACTTAATATAAGTGATGAGATTCAAAATATGTTGTACGAAAAGTTTTTTACTGAATATTTTTTTATTTGTTTTTCTAAAATCTCACGGGCAATATATTTCTTCCTGGTACACCACAGATAATGGCCTTCCCCAGAATAGCATTAAAGATATTGTAAAAGACAAATATGGTTTTATATGGCTGTCTACCGATGCCGGACTCGTGCAGTACGACGGATTAAGTTTTACAGTTTTTAATAAGTTACCGATAACCAATTTACATTTTAGGAATTTCTATGGCGATGTCCGGAATGATAGTATAATCGTGTATAACAATTATGAGGAGAATAAAGTTCTTATCAGAAATAAAAAAATTGAAGTCATTCCCAAGGACAATTCTGACGGAATTTTCATTAAAGAAAAAGACAATTTTCTAAAAAGAATTACAAAAAATGAAATAGAATCTAAATATTATTCCAAGACAAAATATCTTATAAAAATATCATCCGGAGAATATACTTTTTATAATGATGAGATTGGATATACGGATAAAAAGGAAAAGCAAAAAAAAGTTCCCATTCATATTTCTGAGGTCTATAATGTCTTCTTCGATGGAGAAACTCTTTTCATGACAGATCCTGAAAAAAGAAAAACCTATCGTATTTACAAAGGTGAGGTCACACCCATCGATAAACCGTCACTTTTAAATGCTCCCGAATCCAAAATATATTGGCAGCAGCTTACCAATCAGACATTTATTGTTAATAATGACCGTATTTACCTTGTTCAGAAATATAATAATGAACTGCATTTTAAATTTCTGGTTCAGTATGAAAATTTTGGAAACCAGCTTTTTACTTCTTTGTTTTATGATGAAGATTTCAACAGACTGTATCTTGGAAGTACGATCAAAGGCTTAAATATTGTTCAGTTGACCCAGTTTTATACTGCCCGCAAAAAAATTCCTTTTGTGGATGATGTAAGCAATTCTTCCCTTCCGTTCAGCAAAAACTCTGTTATTGATCCTTTGGGATATGAGGTTAATAAGTATGGTTTGGTACAGGATCATCATTTTGGACTTAATGAAAAATATTTTATGTTTTATGATAAATCAGGAAATATTTTATACAAAAATGACAACACAATTATCAGGAGATTCAAAAATTCCGGATATCGGAAAAGCGATACAATTTCTTTTACGGGGCTGAAAAGCTTTTTTAAAAGCTCAAATTTATATGCCATTTCCACAACAGATCTTGTGTATTCTTATCTGCATATTTTTCAGAATGAAGATTTTAAAAAAGCGGATTACAATTTTAGGTTTACAGGATTTGTAAATTCATTTTTAAAATATAATGATGATGTATTGATAGGATGCAGCAACGGATTATATACGGCATCGCTGAAGCACAACAAAATAAAGTTGATAGCGAAGGGAATTAATGTGAAAAATGTCTTCCAAACCCGGGACGGACAAACTTGGGTAACGACCAATAAAGACGGTTTTTTCCTGTTTAAAAATAATAAACTCATCAAAATGCCTCTGGATCAGGAAATGTATTTGCACACGGCACATTATATAGTTGATGATAGGCAGGACTATTACTGGATTTCTTCCAACAACGGTTTGTTTAAGGTAGCCAGAAAACAGCTTTTACAATATGCCGATAATCCAAAAACGTCTGTGTTTTATTATCGTTTTACTAAAACTGAAGGGCTGTCGACCAACGAGTTCAACGGTGGTTCCATGCCGGAAGCGTATTCTCTGGAAAACGGGGATTTTGTATTTCCCTCGATAGAAGGTTTCGTGTTTTTTGATCCGAAAAAAATTCCGGTGTATTATCCGGACAGGAAAAATATTTATATAGAAAGAGCCAGAATCAATAATGCAGACATTATCCGCTTCGACAGGCATCTTGTTCTTGAAAATGATTATAAAACCGCAGATATTTTTATCGATATTCCTTACTATTCCAATTCATGCAACTTAAGGATAGAAGCAAAAACAGAAGGTGAAAATCCGGATTGGGAAAGGATTAAAATTAATAATGAAAGAAAATATATCATAAACAATCTCGGTCCCGGTTATTATATTTTGAAGTTCAGAATCCAGGTTTCTTCCAACGGAGATTATGAATACAGAACTGTTTCATTTGAGATTAAACCGCTTTTTTATCAGACCAACGCGTTCAAAATAGCTTTGCTGTTCTTATTGATATTGGGACTTACGGGCATTATCCATACGAGAACGAGATTTTTGCAGACAAAAAATAAAGCACTGAAAAAAACGGTTTCTTCCATCAGTACAGAACTGAAAGAAACGTCAGAGCATTTGGAAACGGTAAAAAATGACATGCAGAAAGAATCCGATTATCAGAAAAGGTTTATAGAAGCCATTAGCCATGATATTTCTACCCCCGTGAAATTTATTGCAATGCTTTCCCAAAAATTAATAGAAGTTGATGAGACGGAT from Chryseobacterium wanjuense includes these protein-coding regions:
- a CDS encoding sensor histidine kinase; this translates as MRFKICCTKSFLLNIFLFVFLKSHGQYISSWYTTDNGLPQNSIKDIVKDKYGFIWLSTDAGLVQYDGLSFTVFNKLPITNLHFRNFYGDVRNDSIIVYNNYEENKVLIRNKKIEVIPKDNSDGIFIKEKDNFLKRITKNEIESKYYSKTKYLIKISSGEYTFYNDEIGYTDKKEKQKKVPIHISEVYNVFFDGETLFMTDPEKRKTYRIYKGEVTPIDKPSLLNAPESKIYWQQLTNQTFIVNNDRIYLVQKYNNELHFKFLVQYENFGNQLFTSLFYDEDFNRLYLGSTIKGLNIVQLTQFYTARKKIPFVDDVSNSSLPFSKNSVIDPLGYEVNKYGLVQDHHFGLNEKYFMFYDKSGNILYKNDNTIIRRFKNSGYRKSDTISFTGLKSFFKSSNLYAISTTDLVYSYLHIFQNEDFKKADYNFRFTGFVNSFLKYNDDVLIGCSNGLYTASLKHNKIKLIAKGINVKNVFQTRDGQTWVTTNKDGFFLFKNNKLIKMPLDQEMYLHTAHYIVDDRQDYYWISSNNGLFKVARKQLLQYADNPKTSVFYYRFTKTEGLSTNEFNGGSMPEAYSLENGDFVFPSIEGFVFFDPKKIPVYYPDRKNIYIERARINNADIIRFDRHLVLENDYKTADIFIDIPYYSNSCNLRIEAKTEGENPDWERIKINNERKYIINNLGPGYYILKFRIQVSSNGDYEYRTVSFEIKPLFYQTNAFKIALLFLLILGLTGIIHTRTRFLQTKNKALKKTVSSISTELKETSEHLETVKNDMQKESDYQKRFIEAISHDISTPVKFIAMLSQKLIEVDETDLQKEYFDSIHQSSEELYNFTMHLKQYSDLFRDKNIFENDEYCINEIFNLKKKLFQEISKEKNNIIHIEEGNEVYCKINKNTMSCIVHNLIDNAVKYTTTGKINLSANNKAGKITIKISDTGNGMSPEQLTYYNELYKTSSDDDIIRFKNYGLGLHMVIYLIKKIKAEIAFSNNEPKGTTITIDIKNNIDE